The following proteins are encoded in a genomic region of Herminiimonas arsenicoxydans:
- a CDS encoding Putative exopolysaccharide biosynthesis protein EpsF-like (Evidence 3 : Function proposed based on presence of conserved amino acid motif, structural feature or limited homology; PubMedId : 12624205; Product type pe : putative enzyme), protein MTLAQILRTLRARYKIALLVLVVTVIAACAVSLVMSKTYKATTSVVINNKGIDPVTGLSVPAQLTPGYMPTQVDVVNSKMVALQVVKDLKLAEDPAVQERFARLEPGHATIQDWLADGLRANLTVEPARDSSVLNISFKGDDAEYVARIANAVAAAYQQVSVDLKVAPAQKASGYINEQIKLLREKFEAAQNRMSAYQKENNIFNSDNKLDVETARLNELSSQLVMAQGQSMEAGSRQRQVQKNAGGSPDVLSNPLIQSLKSRLSEAEAKFADISARLNVNHPQYIAAKSEVDQVRTNLNQQIGLASTGVASNARILQQREAEVRAALDAQKAKVLALNGARDELSVLANEMENAKRAYETASQRLTQTSLEAQSTQSDISVLTAAAVPRSPASPRLLLNLLVALVVGSMLGIAAAIAMELFDHRVRSADDLTLLFDLPLLGVIEKSRTVKHRPQRRLNGPMPA, encoded by the coding sequence ATGACTCTTGCACAAATCCTGCGCACCTTGCGCGCCCGTTACAAGATCGCCTTGCTGGTGCTGGTGGTGACGGTAATCGCCGCCTGCGCAGTCAGCCTGGTGATGTCGAAAACCTACAAGGCCACGACTTCAGTGGTCATCAATAACAAAGGTATCGATCCGGTCACCGGCCTGAGCGTACCGGCGCAACTGACGCCGGGCTACATGCCGACCCAGGTTGATGTGGTGAACAGCAAGATGGTGGCGCTGCAGGTGGTCAAGGACCTGAAGCTGGCGGAAGATCCCGCCGTTCAGGAACGCTTTGCCAGACTGGAACCGGGGCACGCGACTATACAGGACTGGCTGGCCGATGGCCTGCGCGCAAACCTGACGGTAGAGCCGGCGCGCGACAGCAGCGTACTGAACATCAGTTTCAAGGGTGACGATGCCGAGTATGTCGCCAGAATCGCCAACGCCGTCGCGGCAGCATATCAGCAGGTCAGCGTCGATTTAAAGGTGGCGCCGGCACAAAAAGCCAGCGGTTACATCAACGAACAGATCAAGCTGCTGCGCGAAAAATTCGAGGCTGCGCAAAACAGGATGTCTGCCTATCAAAAGGAAAACAATATTTTCAACAGCGACAACAAGCTGGATGTCGAGACTGCGCGTTTGAATGAATTGTCCAGTCAGTTGGTGATGGCGCAAGGGCAATCGATGGAAGCAGGTTCGCGCCAGCGTCAGGTGCAGAAAAATGCCGGCGGTTCGCCCGATGTGCTGAGCAATCCGCTGATCCAGTCCCTGAAGTCCAGATTGTCGGAAGCAGAAGCCAAGTTTGCCGACATTTCGGCACGCCTCAATGTCAATCATCCGCAGTACATCGCCGCCAAATCCGAAGTGGATCAGGTACGCACCAACCTGAATCAGCAGATAGGACTGGCGTCAACCGGCGTTGCCAGCAACGCGCGCATTCTGCAGCAGCGGGAAGCCGAAGTGCGGGCGGCACTGGATGCGCAAAAGGCCAAGGTGCTGGCCCTCAATGGTGCGCGCGACGAGTTGAGTGTGCTGGCCAATGAAATGGAAAACGCCAAGCGTGCCTATGAAACTGCATCGCAGCGCTTGACGCAAACCAGCCTGGAAGCGCAATCGACGCAATCGGATATTTCGGTGCTGACTGCTGCCGCTGTGCCGCGCAGTCCTGCTTCGCCGCGCTTGCTGCTGAACCTGCTGGTTGCGCTCGTGGTGGGCAGCATGCTCGGTATCGCTGCAGCGATTGCGATGGAGCTGTTCGATCATCGGGTGCGTTCGGCAGACGACCTGACGCTGCTGTTCGATCTGCCGCTACTGGGCGTGATCGAAAAATCACGAACCGTGAAACACCGGCCGCAACGTCGTCTGAACGGCCCTATGCCGGCTTGA
- a CDS encoding putative non-specific protein-tyrosine kinase EpsG-like (Evidence 3 : Function proposed based on presence of conserved amino acid motif, structural feature or limited homology; Product type pe : putative enzyme), with translation MFRTSNQLQDALRMSPQQTPRLAGSQMGSILVDNGRLTVDEMQRILQEQSIGRQRFGDAGIALGLLTPADIDFALSNQFSYPYLIRGQSNVSEEVIAAYDPFSRQVEALRALRSQLVMRWLGVGGKRSTMAITSAERGDGRSFIAANLAVLFSQLGQRTLLIDADMRNPSQHQLFGIENRSGLSSILSGRSGVADVHRIASLVDLSILPSGATPPNPQELLGRAAFPHMLREFSSAFDVILIDTPPDHEYADSQTAAARAGSALVVARKDISHAGAIGNLVDSMKHAGVMVVGAVLNEY, from the coding sequence ATGTTCAGAACATCGAATCAATTGCAGGATGCGCTCAGAATGTCGCCTCAGCAGACCCCGCGTCTTGCGGGCAGTCAGATGGGCAGCATTCTGGTCGATAACGGCCGTCTGACTGTGGATGAAATGCAGAGAATTTTGCAGGAGCAGTCCATCGGTCGCCAGCGCTTTGGCGATGCCGGGATTGCACTGGGTTTGCTGACGCCGGCCGACATCGACTTCGCCTTGTCGAACCAGTTTTCCTATCCCTATCTGATACGCGGTCAAAGCAATGTCAGCGAAGAGGTGATTGCTGCCTACGATCCGTTCAGCAGGCAGGTCGAGGCCTTGCGCGCCTTGCGCAGCCAGCTGGTCATGCGCTGGTTAGGTGTCGGCGGAAAACGTTCGACGATGGCCATCACCAGCGCGGAACGCGGCGACGGTCGCAGCTTCATTGCAGCCAATCTCGCAGTGCTGTTTTCGCAGCTGGGTCAGCGTACCTTGCTGATCGATGCAGACATGCGCAACCCTAGCCAGCATCAATTGTTCGGCATTGAAAACCGCAGCGGTCTTTCTTCCATCCTGTCCGGCCGCAGCGGCGTGGCCGACGTGCACCGGATTGCTTCGCTGGTGGATCTATCCATTTTGCCCAGCGGCGCCACGCCGCCGAATCCGCAGGAATTGCTCGGGCGCGCGGCGTTTCCGCACATGCTGCGCGAATTCAGCTCTGCATTCGACGTGATCCTGATCGATACGCCGCCTGATCACGAATATGCCGACAGCCAGACTGCCGCTGCACGGGCCGGCTCTGCACTGGTGGTGGCGCGCAAGGATATCAGCCATGCCGGTGCGATCGGCAATCTGGTTGATTCGATGAAGCATGCCGGCGTGATGGTGGTGGGAGCTGTCCTGAATGAATACTAG
- the epsB gene encoding Polysaccharide biosynthesis glycosyltransferase (Evidence 2a : Function of homologous gene experimentally demonstrated in an other organism; PubMedId : 12624205; Product type e : enzyme) has translation MPARKFYRRLLDPLIAIGLLYLITVLSGHVFSANHVVLAILTFLISCTVFGWSDPWRDASASNVPMLGKSIALAWMAVVVLLLFFAYVAGLFALFLQRETLIWLAITPPALLLAQIILQKASFGLHGKSMRSVIMVGVNELSVKLAERVDENPDLRMEVSGFFDDRDSSRQPEDRQVPLLGGMADIPSYVRNNNINTIFISQPISAQPRIRKLLNELQDTTASIYFLPDIYVFDLIQARFDSVAGLPVVAICESPFTGINSMVKRGSDIVLALIIQLLLLPVMLGIAIAIKSTSPGPVIFRQRRYGLDGEEIIVYKFRSMTVCEDGAQVVQATRNDQRITRVGAFLRRSSLDELPQFFNVLQGRMSIVGPRPHAVAHNELYRKKIKGYMLRHKVRPGITGWAQVNGFRGETDTLDKMEARIAYDLDYLRRWSLALDLWIIARTVGVVLKRDNAY, from the coding sequence ATGCCGGCTCGCAAGTTTTACCGACGCTTGCTTGATCCACTGATTGCGATCGGATTGCTGTACCTGATCACGGTACTGTCCGGACATGTCTTCAGCGCCAATCATGTAGTGCTGGCGATTCTGACCTTCCTCATCAGCTGCACGGTTTTTGGCTGGAGCGATCCCTGGCGCGATGCATCGGCGAGCAATGTTCCCATGCTGGGAAAATCCATTGCACTGGCGTGGATGGCAGTCGTTGTGCTGCTGCTGTTCTTTGCGTATGTCGCCGGCTTGTTTGCCCTGTTCCTGCAACGCGAGACGCTGATCTGGCTGGCGATTACGCCTCCTGCCTTGCTGCTCGCCCAGATCATTCTGCAGAAGGCCAGTTTTGGTTTGCATGGAAAAAGCATGCGTTCGGTAATCATGGTTGGCGTCAACGAACTGAGCGTCAAACTGGCCGAGCGCGTGGATGAAAATCCGGATTTGCGGATGGAGGTAAGCGGCTTCTTCGACGACCGGGATAGCTCGCGTCAACCGGAAGATCGACAAGTCCCGCTGCTCGGCGGCATGGCGGATATTCCATCGTATGTACGCAACAACAATATCAACACGATCTTCATCAGTCAGCCTATCTCCGCCCAGCCGCGCATCCGCAAATTGCTGAATGAATTGCAGGACACCACGGCATCCATTTATTTTTTGCCGGACATCTATGTATTCGATCTGATACAGGCACGCTTCGACAGCGTGGCCGGCCTGCCGGTCGTGGCGATTTGCGAATCGCCGTTTACCGGCATCAACAGCATGGTCAAGCGCGGCAGCGACATCGTGCTGGCACTGATCATTCAGCTGCTGCTGCTGCCGGTAATGCTGGGCATTGCGATTGCGATCAAGTCGACATCGCCGGGTCCGGTGATTTTCCGCCAGCGTCGCTACGGCCTGGATGGCGAAGAAATCATCGTCTACAAGTTTCGTTCGATGACAGTGTGCGAAGACGGCGCGCAGGTGGTGCAGGCAACCCGCAACGATCAGCGCATCACGCGCGTGGGCGCCTTTTTGCGCCGTTCTTCACTGGACGAATTGCCGCAGTTCTTCAACGTGCTGCAAGGGCGCATGAGTATCGTCGGCCCGCGTCCCCATGCAGTTGCGCACAACGAGTTGTACCGCAAGAAGATCAAGGGTTACATGCTGCGCCACAAGGTGCGCCCGGGTATTACCGGCTGGGCGCAGGTGAATGGCTTTCGCGGTGAGACAGACACGCTGGACAAGATGGAAGCGCGCATTGCCTACGATCTGGATTACCTGCGGCGCTGGTCGCTGGCACTGGATTTGTGGATTATCGCGCGCACGGTAGGCGTCGTATTGAAACGTGATAACGCGTACTGA
- a CDS encoding Conserved hypothetical protein, putative porin (Evidence 4 : Homologs of previously reported genes of unknown function), protein MNHRRENPVAGSYVLALLAGALTCTAVQAAEESAAVDTFIPYATFGAYYDANLLRQPEAAKQSGAALSDRWTRAAIGLRMDKELGRQRLTADLSAYHAEYDRFSQFNNDGKDLLANWKWVIGNQFSGNVGTSYSEGLTPFDDYRSFERSIRTQRKNYVDGSWRFHPSWQLNAAYNRFDLRYDTQAQNPSERNLDMADIGIDYLAKSGNKIGLVARHIEGRYPYADINSYDQNELKAKVDWQLTGKTYLQFLGGWARREYAANPQRDSSVPSARLTAYWKATGKTAFSLGVWRELGATDDLAANYARNQGVSVGSTWDATSKISVDGLIMTEKRDYNGVAVMQGIAPSDRDDRYRNAMLGVTYKPTLHWRVRASVYRTTLDSNIAAASYKTNGVQINTRYEF, encoded by the coding sequence ATGAATCATAGACGCGAAAATCCGGTAGCCGGCTCGTATGTGCTGGCACTGCTTGCAGGTGCACTGACGTGTACAGCGGTGCAGGCGGCAGAAGAGAGTGCGGCTGTAGATACGTTTATACCGTATGCGACTTTCGGCGCCTACTACGATGCTAATCTGTTGCGTCAGCCGGAAGCAGCGAAGCAAAGTGGTGCAGCGCTTTCCGATCGCTGGACGCGTGCGGCGATCGGCTTGCGCATGGATAAGGAACTGGGTCGACAGCGATTGACTGCAGATCTGTCTGCCTATCATGCCGAATATGATCGCTTCAGCCAATTCAATAACGATGGCAAGGATTTGCTGGCGAACTGGAAATGGGTGATCGGCAATCAATTTTCCGGAAATGTCGGCACCAGTTATTCGGAAGGACTGACGCCTTTCGACGATTACCGCAGTTTTGAACGCAGCATCCGTACCCAGCGCAAGAATTATGTTGATGGTTCCTGGCGCTTCCACCCCAGCTGGCAACTGAACGCTGCATACAACCGCTTCGATCTGCGCTACGACACGCAAGCGCAAAATCCTTCCGAACGCAATCTCGACATGGCCGATATCGGGATCGACTATCTGGCGAAAAGCGGCAATAAGATCGGCCTGGTTGCACGCCATATCGAGGGTCGCTATCCGTACGCGGATATCAATTCCTACGACCAGAATGAATTGAAGGCTAAGGTCGATTGGCAGTTGACCGGCAAGACCTATCTGCAGTTTCTCGGCGGTTGGGCCAGGCGTGAATACGCTGCCAATCCGCAACGCGATTCCAGTGTGCCCAGTGCGCGCCTGACTGCGTACTGGAAGGCCACTGGCAAGACGGCCTTTTCGCTGGGAGTGTGGCGTGAACTGGGTGCGACCGACGATCTGGCTGCCAACTATGCGCGCAATCAAGGCGTCAGTGTCGGGTCAACCTGGGATGCCACCAGCAAGATCAGTGTCGACGGCTTGATCATGACCGAGAAGCGGGACTACAACGGCGTGGCGGTGATGCAAGGCATCGCACCATCGGATCGCGATGATCGCTATCGCAACGCAATGCTGGGCGTGACTTACAAGCCGACTTTGCATTGGCGCGTGCGCGCTTCCGTCTATCGCACGACGCTGGATTCAAACATCGCCGCGGCGTCCTACAAGACGAATGGCGTTCAGATCAATACACGCTATGAATTCTGA
- a CDS encoding Putative exopolysaccharide polymerization protein PssK-like (Evidence 3 : Function proposed based on presence of conserved amino acid motif, structural feature or limited homology; Product type pe : putative enzyme) has translation MKSHHAESAHGKLSAELMARHDVLRDLIGCAPFHYVDIPVHGNIGDLLIMHGTLAFFRKQGLRPKLIAPYFAYDACWIAPEDVIVFHGGGNFGDLYPYFQELRERIVQSHPENRIIVLPQSLHFSTPEKMAQSAKIFRSHADMHLCVRDRVSFAMAQEFTDQVYLLPDMAHQLHLMDVHGLSSGEGSLRISRVDDESRDHGRKLEAVSDTVTDWPQFVGARETQINLFRRAIGAFFRRGLGRQANRLLVLLWIAYSGRLIADAARLFAQHELIVTDRLHGHILACLLNRKNIVLDNIYGKNSRYVEAWTGGSELVMLQKSKPVAPTVRP, from the coding sequence ATGAAATCGCATCACGCTGAAAGCGCGCACGGAAAACTGAGTGCAGAACTGATGGCCCGACACGATGTGCTGCGCGATCTGATCGGTTGTGCGCCTTTCCATTACGTCGACATTCCTGTGCACGGAAATATCGGCGACCTGCTGATCATGCACGGCACACTGGCATTTTTTCGCAAGCAGGGACTGAGGCCGAAATTGATTGCGCCTTACTTTGCCTACGATGCGTGCTGGATTGCGCCGGAAGATGTGATCGTGTTTCACGGCGGCGGCAACTTCGGCGATCTGTATCCGTATTTCCAGGAATTGAGAGAGCGGATCGTGCAGAGCCACCCGGAAAACCGCATCATTGTCCTGCCGCAGTCGCTGCATTTTTCCACGCCGGAAAAGATGGCGCAGTCGGCAAAAATATTTCGCTCGCATGCAGATATGCATCTCTGTGTGCGCGACAGGGTTTCGTTCGCGATGGCGCAGGAATTCACCGATCAGGTGTATTTATTGCCGGACATGGCACATCAGCTGCATCTGATGGATGTCCATGGCCTGTCTTCAGGCGAAGGCAGCTTGCGTATCAGCCGCGTCGATGATGAAAGCCGCGATCACGGTCGCAAGCTGGAGGCGGTGTCGGACACGGTAACGGACTGGCCGCAGTTTGTCGGTGCGCGCGAAACGCAGATCAATTTATTCCGGCGCGCCATAGGTGCTTTCTTTCGCCGCGGCCTGGGTCGACAGGCCAATCGTCTGCTGGTGCTTTTATGGATAGCCTATTCAGGACGGCTGATTGCGGATGCAGCACGGCTTTTTGCCCAGCATGAGCTGATCGTTACCGACCGCCTGCACGGACATATTCTGGCTTGCCTGCTGAACAGGAAAAACATCGTGCTCGACAACATCTACGGAAAAAATTCGCGTTACGTCGAAGCATGGACAGGCGGCAGCGAACTGGTCATGTTGCAGAAATCAAAACCGGTAGCACCGACAGTACGGCCCTGA
- a CDS encoding putative polysaccharide export protein (Evidence 3 : Function proposed based on presence of conserved amino acid motif, structural feature or limited homology; Product type pt : putative transporter) — MKKIILKNVRQAMLMVLMVTVGSWTYAADVPLGPGDVLKITVFGNPDLTLETRVSEAGSISYPLVGDVKVGGLSSNEAERKIAELLDKGGFVRKPQVNLMVTEMQSQQVSVLGQVNKPGRYPVDGKRSLTDILALAGGANEEAGDTVILTHTQDGKTSKEIIDLLELVRSGDPAKNRQLTAGDSLFVERAPRFYIYGEVQKPGSYKLERDMMVLQALSSGGGLSPRGTERGVRIKRRDANGVLQIINVKHDDLLKPNDIVYVKESLF, encoded by the coding sequence ATGAAAAAGATCATATTGAAAAATGTGCGGCAAGCCATGTTGATGGTGCTGATGGTGACGGTCGGCAGCTGGACCTACGCAGCCGATGTGCCGCTCGGACCTGGCGACGTGCTGAAGATCACCGTCTTCGGCAATCCGGACCTGACACTGGAAACGCGCGTCAGCGAAGCCGGCAGCATCTCCTATCCGCTGGTGGGCGATGTCAAGGTGGGCGGACTATCGTCGAATGAAGCCGAGAGAAAAATTGCCGAGCTGCTGGACAAGGGCGGTTTCGTGCGCAAGCCGCAGGTCAATCTGATGGTCACGGAGATGCAGAGCCAGCAGGTTTCGGTGCTGGGGCAGGTCAACAAGCCGGGGCGGTATCCGGTTGATGGCAAGCGCAGCCTGACCGACATCCTGGCACTGGCCGGCGGCGCCAATGAAGAGGCGGGCGATACCGTGATTCTCACCCATACGCAAGACGGCAAGACCAGCAAGGAAATCATCGACCTACTGGAACTGGTGCGCTCCGGTGATCCGGCAAAAAATCGTCAGCTTACAGCCGGCGATTCGCTGTTTGTCGAACGCGCACCGCGTTTCTATATCTATGGCGAAGTGCAGAAACCCGGCTCCTACAAGCTGGAGCGCGACATGATGGTCTTGCAGGCACTGTCTTCCGGTGGCGGCCTCAGTCCGCGCGGTACTGAACGCGGCGTGCGCATCAAGCGGCGCGATGCGAATGGCGTACTGCAAATCATCAATGTCAAACATGACGATCTGCTGAAGCCGAACGACATCGTGTATGTCAAAGAAAGCCTGTTTTGA